GAGCACGGAAACCTATGTGAGCAGACACTGTTCTGTAACTGCTGTCTCTTAAAACGTAGACAGCTTAGCTGGCTGTGAAGAATCTCCTATCTTTCACAAATCCCAGCTCTCCTTGGAAATTCCTACTTACTTGTGCCAGGACATTCCTAGTTCAGCTTCAAAAAAATTTCAAGATCACTGTGTAGAATGAAAGCGCAACAGAAATCATTCTCTTCGAGTTTAACAGCCACTCAGATGGTTCAACACTGTAACTATGCATGATCTAAGCGCATTAACTAAATTTTCCATCACTTGACAATAAACTAAATTTCAATGGAAGTCTCCTATACTggcaaaaaaaattcttcaaactatttgtttttttcattttctcaatTATTCACTCAATAACTGTGAAACTAGTTACTTTTGAAAACAGTGTAAATGCCTAAAAATTAGACACTGGTTGAAATCTTGACTGAAGTGATGCTAAACTTGTCAATGGCATCAATGAGTTAAAATTAAAACTATGACTAATTCATGATAAATCAAATCTAATGAATAATATCTGCTTAATATATcacacacagcagcagaaaaatttaGCGTATCAGTGCGAGGGATACCCTGGAAAGGAGAATAGGGagtaaaaaaaagtgcatttattTCTACCAGATTCAGTTATCAATTCATAAAATATTACAGTGATGACTATATAGTATCCATAAACAGCCTTAGAGACAGTAGGAGCAGTAGGAATGAAATGTTTAGAAACAGAGTAGAAGAATTTACGTAAGAATAATCTGACTTCTCACTGCTAATCAGGCAAAGCAGGAGACATCTACCTGTAAAGTGAAAAATACATCTTGAAAAAGATGGGACCTCCTCTCCAGGTCCAGCCCCAGGTAAGTGCTGGCTCCCGACCGTGCCATGCCGGGGAACGCATGCTGCGGCTCCTGCCCGCTCCCCAAGGAAATGCACAGAGAGATGCATGGAGAGCTTTCCCTTTCCTGCTCCAAGCTGCAAATGTTTAAAGGGGAAATCTTTTTCTAAGAGGCAGCCGAGAGTGAGCCTCAAAGCCCAGATTCATGGAGACAAGACAGCCATTTGATTCAAGTGTGCTCTGCCGatgtctcccccctccccatacCCAAGTGTTGCTAAGCTATAATGTTCTGTGATGTTCAAAGCTATCCGTAGGCACACTAACCCTTTGTTCCGCAGGGCAGCTGAGTTGTTTCTATTGAGAAAGAACAAGCTGATGTTAGATAGCCTTGGTGACTTAAAAAACATCACTGATATAAATAGCAAGCCACCTCTCTAAAATAGTTTTTATCTATGATACAAAGGCAAAAAGCGAAATGTAACCAGACTGCAGTTCTTGTGTTGGTGCGGATACTCCCATTGACTGCAAATGGAAGCTTGCCCAACAAACTTAAAACAGTCAGACCAACAAGTCCTCAGCATCACTTCCAGAGTATCTTCTGTGAAAACATCTCACCACTGCGCACGTGTCCTATAAGTTAGGAATATGTATGTGGATGCACCCCACAGACAACATCCCCCCTTGTACAGATAACGACACTTTTCCTTTCAGCATAGTCTTGCTGTATGCAGCAGGTACTGTAGCTGGTaccaaaaaaatgtgaaaagatgCTTTGTGAAAATTAAAATCCTTGAAACACAAATGAACCTATCTGTTTAACACCATAAGCGCTAAACATGCTTTGAGCAGCTGATGCTGCAAATACGTcttaaagtattaaaaataagGTGTCATTTAGAATAGTAGTATGCATTTCTGTGAataacccccaaaactacgtaaACTTCCTAGACTTCAAGCAAAGCAAGAGACATATGGTTGTAACACCCTTCTTCCCATACACAGTTAAATGCAAATTCTCCTTTACAGTCATATTCCTGATATCTCCCTGCATACACAGCTGATACGCCACCTACTGCAAACCCGAGCTGACAGCCGGAGCGATGCTAGCAGCATTTCCATTCCAACATCGTGCCGGAGCTGAATAAAGgtgcttttttgaaaaaaaaatctctctgcaaGCTGACAAGAACAAAGCAAGATAGCTGGCTTTTTGTCCTAGCTTCgataatggagagaaaaataaacagaagagagaaggaatgcGAAGAAAAACAGAGCAACTCCGAAGGCTCCGAGCAAGACAAGGACTATAAAACATCTCTGATTACTCTGAATGTTGGTGGCTATCTGTATATCACACAGAAACAGACACTAACCAAGTATCCAGATTCTTTTCTGGAGGGGATCATAAACGGAAAAATAATGTGCCCATTCGATGCAGACGGTCATTACTTCATAGACAGAGATGGACTCCTTTTCAGACACATTCTCAACTTCCTACGAAATGGAGAACTTCTTCTACCAGAAGGGTTTCGAGAAAATCAACTTTTGGCACAAGAAGCAGATTTTTTCCAGCTTAAGGTACTCTCGGATGCAGTGAAATCAAGGTGGGAGAAGGAACAGCTAGCATCTCGAGAGACTACTTTCCTGGAAATAACTGACAGCCACGACCGTTCACAAGGACTTAGAATCTTTTGTAATGCTCCTGATTTCattgcaaaaataaaatccagaattGTACTGGTGTCCAAAAGCAGGCTGGATGGATTTCCGGAGGAGTTTTCGGTATCTTCAAACATTATTCAATTCAAGTACTTCATAAAGTCTGAAAACGGTACGCGGCTGGTGCTGAAGGAGGACAACACCTTTGTCTGCACCCTGGAAACTCTTAAGTTTGAGGCTATAATGATGGCTTTAAAATGTGGATTTAGACTGCTGACCAGTCTGGATTGTTCGAAAGGGTCAATTGTTCACAGCGATGCACTTCATTTTATCAAGTAATCACAAAGGCAAAGGAAACGAGCATGCAGCCAGCAAACCTCCACGACCTGCAGCCTCCTGGCATCACAAATAATGTATCTAACTAGCTTGTACCACAGAGCTCGGCTGCTGATCAATTGATGTGAGCTAACGGTATGTAAATTTCATAATGACACCCATCTCTGGCTTACTTAAGCTGAATGAAAATTTTATGcctgaatttaataaaaattatcTGCTGAACATTGTAAACACAGATTGAATGCTTCATGCTATTTGTAATGTATGTTTTCTCGATGCTGTCTTTCAACCAGAGAGTCGAGCTGAATTTTTTGTGTACTTGTATGACTAACATGCATACACCTAACTGCTCTGCTGAACAGCGGTGAGAGTATTTTCCTATAATAAGCAGGCTTAAAATATGTTCTCCGTATAACAAATTCAGAATGGATTTTAACTGGAATAAATGATTTTGAATGTTCATTAGTGTTTATGCTAATCTATTGTACTGAATTTCCAAAAAACAAGATTGCAAGAGGGTTTTAAATGAATCAACTTGATTTTAAAGTTCAATGATTTCTCAACTCACTTAAAACCAAATTTATAGCTGTGTTACTACATTAATAACAATTGCCAAAAATATGTAAACCAACCAAATAATGCTGGGGGGGATTAGTTCTATCATGGGAAATGAGTTGAATCTGCACAGAATGTTAAATTCTCTAATTATGTATACAAATCAAATGGCTAATAAGAATATTTGACAAAGTTTCATGTAACAGGTTTCCAGTAGAGACATCCTACAATGATAAAGTAACTATGTCCTACTAATTATTTGTGTTTGTAAGGACAGGGAATTAACAGAGCCCTGGCTTTGCACAATGGCTTACTAAAAGCAACTAGCACTATTAGTTTTGAATAGACCAACTGCTGACATTTAAGATGCATCCctaagaaacagaataaatacCTTCTTTCTCCTCAACTCTACTATTTATCAAATCTTTTATTTTGTATGTTAAACAAAGTTTTATTATCTTCTACTGAACAACTTTAACAAGCTTTACAAACCAGACACTTTGcaaaagcagactgaaaaatCATCACAAAGGCAAAAAGCAGCTATATTAACTCTAAGTTTACTCTTTGTCCATCATTGAACCCAGCCATCATTCACAGATCACATGAACCCAAAATTCAAgtaaaatgctattaaaaaatgaaaaagcaactaCATAATTTCTCAACTTTCCTAAAACATCAATATTGtatagaaaaaacccacaatcctaaaaatgtcaataaaaatgCAGTACAATCCATACTAAAAGTGACAACCGAGGAAAAAAGCTAACAGAAGACAGGCTGAGAACAGTTTTCTTTTGGATTTTAGAGGGAACAAATCCATCCTTTGTAGCAGTTATTGGGAACGCAAATGCAAGTTCCACCTGCCCTCCAACATGAAACTCTATTTCACTTGAAACGTAGAATACATGTTGTTAACTAGGTCCCTCGCCAGAGACTAATTAAGAGAGGGACCAGGCAGCAGTGACTAAAACCTATTCCAGTATGATTTTATCAAACGGGGAAATCCAACTTCCATCAGAATGAGCCCACTGTCTAGAAGCGACGAACTTTTCTATCCTGTCCCCATGTTACAGACTTACAGATCATAAAAGATGTTGTTCCAAGTGGAACCTTTCCAAACCGAACTTTTCAAAAAACAGATCACTCTACGTTTCAGGCATACAAGCTTGAAGAACTGTTCATGTATCTCAAAACTTAACTCTGAGTTTGTCCAAACACATTAACTATCTACAAACAGAAGATACACAGTAAAATACAATTCTTTATATACATCATCACTCTGTACCATATTCTGACCCTTCCCCCctcaagttatttttaaattggtACCTTCAAAAATATCCTCATTAACAACTAATCTTGTACATACAAGAATCTGTAGGACTTCTGTGAAAAGTAAATGTGAAAGCTCTCCTAAAAGAAATTCAAAATCCTGCTGATCTTCTAGGACAAGAACCAGAAACACCATCACACAGACTAATTACATGAAAAGCCCTTTGTGGACACAATTCTCTACATGAGTAAGAAAAAGTGACAAGACAATCTAAAAAAGTTCTATAACTGATCTGCAAGTTTTAAAGAAGCATGCTCTCAGCACTGTCAAATACACAGCCTGCACAAGCACAAagtctggaggaggctgttgCTCCTAAGATGTCAAATCATCCATTTTCACTTAAATGCTTTTGGTTATAACCTTCACTTGTAATGGATCTTTGACTGAGATTTAAAATGTCATTGcggttgaaaagaaaaaatagcaaaaaaccaATTTTGATTTCAAACaattaatatatttatatgttaattaaaatatattgtgGCTTCTTGACTTTCAGTTGGGCTCTTAGGATGCCAAACATCAAGTAATCGTTAGCACTTTAGTATCAGAAAGCAGTACCAGTTTTTTAATCATAGCATGACTTAACTCATGAAAAAGCAGTAGAGAATCTGATGGGTCCACTTTTACTGTATGTCCCGTCCCACTTGGTGGGTAAGGGGGGGGTGatctttttcagttctctgtgtgGTACTCACTGtagaaaatacttttgaaatataAGCCATTCACAATCTGGTAATCGCAGGTGCAATTCAAACCATCTGAAACACCTTCTAAGAATATTCTATAGCTATTCTTAAAAGATTTACCAGAAAGCTTCCATTTGCCAGGCTTTTGGTTCAGAGTATCTGCTTCCCTCTTAAGCTATGGAAGAGAACTTCAAACCCGTTTTTTTTAAGCGGAAAAATGTAAATATCTAATCATTAGTAAAAATAAATTCctgtgttgtttcatttttgttctttaaaataccaTGATTCCTTACcttttcactgcctttttttttccctgagtaaATAACACTGACATCTATGGCATACATGTAAAGTCATCTACTGCAGCACTAACTTCAATCTTGACTTCTTTTCCAATTTTCATGAGCGCTCATGCATTTCTACAAGTGTCAGGGTTTGAAATCTTTACAGGCCATCTCTGATCGAAGCCGCCTCAACTCAGCTGTTTGAGTCACATAGCAGAAACAGAAGTAAGATGGGGATCAAAAATTCGTTCTCTTCCCTGTTCACATTGAACAAATCCACAACTATGTTGAATCACACCACATCAGCCACCATGAGACACTTCAAGATAGTTATAAACTTCAGTAATTTCTCAAACCTGGGAGGGTGGAGTGTCTTCCTCTGGTATACAAACAAAATGACTGCATAAAACCTCCATACTGTGAATGTTTCCCTTTCCACTCCATAAATATACTAAATACACCATAAATCCATTTTGCATATGTTCAGTCACTCAGGTGGATACTTGTGTTCCAACACTGTAGGCTGTGCCAGAAAAGGAACCCAGTTATACATTAGgtaccttttctgttttttctttaaggTTGGACATTTCATATTTAATACTACTATGACAATGAGAAAGCTGTAAAATCAAGTGCTTAAGTCAGAAATTTGAAAAGCACTTCTAACAACATTACTGTGAGCACGATGTGCATGCGAAGTATTTCTATTCATCTTTCTCTCATTAAGACTTGGATCATTATGAACTCACCGGAACAGTCCTACAAGTATCAGGAATGAATAAGAATTTCCGTAATTTCTCTGGTGAATTTCAATTGCTTGGGTAGCAGTAAAAAGGAACTTCTTCCCCCTTCACCAAGGAGGCACTTAACCTGCTCCCAGGCTCGGTCAGCTCCACTGGCCTCCCTGCCCGTTTTCTTGGGTGAGAAAAGGGGCCACCAAGCAGAAGGACAGAGGGAGTTGAAGGCAGGACTGACCCCCATACACTACAAAAAGAGTATCCTTGCCCCTGTGAACTCCTTAAATGACTGCTCATGAAAAGATATATATAGCTGCCAAATTGACCAAAATACCCACACTTGAATGCCCATCTTTTCCATTCATGGAGGAGAAGTCAAGGGCTCTTTCATCACACTTGGCAGTACGCTGTCACAGGTACCCACTATTTGGTTTATTTCTACGTAAGTACAAAACCTAAGAGTGGCTGCACTACGTCAGACTAAGGTCTGTCTAGCCCAGTGTCCCCTGGTGACTGTGAACTGTTTCCATCCCCTGATCCTCCACATCTCTGGGCAGAATACCCGTTTGATCCTCTGACCCTCATACCCTTCCCCTTATCTTGTTCctctacacacacagacacacaccgcTCCCAtcataaaaatacttttcattttttttcaccctcCCTCTCACCAGGCGGGTTGTGGGGCTTTGTTAGGCATGCCTAGGAAAGAATATACAACCAGCAAATACATATATGTGATGCTCCCTCAAAGTATTTCCTCAGTCTCCAGCTACTTAAAGCCAAATGGCTTCTGGAGCCAGGTGTGGTTTTTGGAGGTAGACTTGATGCTGTGAAATACACAGGCTGAGCAACAAGGTCAAGTTACAGCTCCAACTCTGCACCTTCAGTACCTGCTCACCCACTGACCAGTGCTTTATAGCATCATAATTGCACTATTGACATTTTCAAACACCTGTGTCttatttttaattgtctttttacACTTGTACCCATTACAACTGTGTAAGTGACAATTAGTCACTTCCTTTCTACAGTAGGTAATTTTTCTCTAGATCCTAAAGGGAGTAGAAACTTCTACCATCATTTGCAGCAATGAGTGGCATTGCTGTTTTCACCTCTTACTTAAAGCATTACAAGGTTTCCATTCAGTAAGATGAGAACAGCTTAAGAAAATtatcttcctccttttctccccATTAGTATAAAAGCAGAATAAGGGCAGGCAACAAGTATTACAATTTAATAACAGCGGTGCCTCATCCATGAATTTATTTGAGTAGCAGGGTCACGTTACCCTAATTCTGTTGACTAATAGATCAGGATTGGGGACGAAGGGGATGAGTTAACTTGGGTCTAtgacaaaacagattttattttcttaggCTAGGATTATTTCATCTTTGCTAAACAGCTATTGTCTAACCCTAATTTTGTCTCCTGTCCTGCAACACAGGGCAGAAATTCTTAGATTGACAGGAGAGTGACTACTAGTTAAAAACCTGAAGGTCTTTTCATATGAAGAGATAGGCTTGCACAATTTACTAGGTTGGAACAAAAGCAATTGACAAGGCACGAGAAATTTAAGATCAGAAAATTAACATTAtgctttttaattacttttgaaaTAGACATTCTGTAAGTCCTATGTACTGGTGTATCACAAAGAACATTGCCTCAAAACACTGCCTCTGTAAATCATCCTCATTCACAATGAAAGGCCAGAAAAGCAGAAGCGTGGCAAGGACAGAGGAAGGTGGGAGGGCGACGTATGCTGACACCTGAGGAACACGGATGAACAAGCACCtcgaaaaaaaaagcacatttgccTTTCCTTCTGAAAGAAATTGCATAATATCCTGTAGAACTAGACAGTCGATTTACTTTTCTAAAAAT
The window above is part of the Opisthocomus hoazin isolate bOpiHoa1 chromosome 1, bOpiHoa1.hap1, whole genome shotgun sequence genome. Proteins encoded here:
- the KCTD4 gene encoding BTB/POZ domain-containing protein KCTD4 translates to MERKINRREKECEEKQSNSEGSEQDKDYKTSLITLNVGGYLYITQKQTLTKYPDSFLEGIINGKIMCPFDADGHYFIDRDGLLFRHILNFLRNGELLLPEGFRENQLLAQEADFFQLKVLSDAVKSRWEKEQLASRETTFLEITDSHDRSQGLRIFCNAPDFIAKIKSRIVLVSKSRLDGFPEEFSVSSNIIQFKYFIKSENGTRLVLKEDNTFVCTLETLKFEAIMMALKCGFRLLTSLDCSKGSIVHSDALHFIK